The nucleotide window CTTGTTCGTACTTGTGGCTACAGTTGGgaccctgaggcccagaaaggagaaGAGTCAGCATCCAAGGGGGGATCCAGACCTTGTTCAACTTGACCAGTGCTCTTCCCAGTCGCTCATGTGCCTAAGTGACCCTCAgtgcagggtttctcaacctcagcactccTGACATTATGGGCTGGATAATTTTTCGTTgcaggggctgccctgtgcattgGAGGAAGTTTAGTAGTATCCCTTGTCTCTACCCACTGGAGCATCATCCCCCCAGCCTGTTTGTGACAACCACaaaaaaatgcctccagacattgccagagcTCTTCTTATGAGGGGAAAGGGGCGGGAGCCAAAATTATCCCTGGTTGTAAATCACGGACCTACGACATTCAAGACCCCAAAGCTAGAGCCAAGCCAGCTTTAGTCTCTAGCCTGGTAGAAGGGCAGCTCCTCCATTCCCTGCTCCTGGtgctgtccccaccccactccaccttCCCTCGTTCTTTGTTATTGTGCCCAGAATGCACAGTAGTGTGGTAGAATGTGGGTTTCCATGACAGCAACCTAGCTATTtagtgctgtgtgaccttaaagGCCTCATCTTCCTCATTTATATAATGGGGATGATAGTGGATAGCGCCCATTTGTAGTAAATGAGACCATTTGTGTCACACGCTCAGTGTGATCCCTGGCACGTAGAAAGCACTTAGTACACAGGAGTTCTTACCAGTCTGTGAGCTCCCTGGGAGCACCTGTCACAGACTCACCTTCATATCCTCCACTGCGCCTAGCATATAGTGCATACATTTTGAAAGAAGGGAGGGGCATTTCCTGGAGTGGGTCCAACTCCAGCCCCAGTCAACTTCCCTGGCCCTCCTCATGCAGAGAACCACCACGCCCTGGGGACATCAGGTGTAAGGGCCAGGAGCTTGGGCTGGCTGAGTCTGAAGGGAGATGATGTCACCTCTGGGGCTGTTGGTCTTGAAGGCCTAAGGCATGCAGACCAACTAGCAAACCTCAGAGGAAGCAGTACCTAGCGCTGGGGGATGGGGCTTCAGAAGTGAGGACTGGGGCAGACCTGGGAGCAGGGGAGTGAAAACACTGACgctggcccagggccaggcacaTCTGTGGACTTCACTTCCATGATCTCCTTGACTGTCATGACCACTCTGAGAAAACCACTGCCCCGACCCCTCCCAGGCCCTTCTTCAGGGAGAAAATTGCTAGGGGGGCCTGCCAAAGCTAAGAGGTGGGCCTTGCCTACCTCTGTGGATGCCCAGCACTTAGGAATGGCAGGATGCCCCTATCATGTGCCCCCTCTGCCCAGGTCAGTTCTGTGTGTTCCCCTTCAGAACAGGAGGCTGCTGGTGCAGATGCTGCAGAAGGGATGCCCCTACTGAGGAAGAGACGCCGACGTGACTTAGACTGCGCCCACCCAGGGAAGGTGCTGAGCGGGGCCCTGGCGGTGGTCCCATCTGGATGTGAAACCCAGGCTCAAATGTCTGTTACTCCGTTACTGTGATTTCTGGTTGTGTCTCCAGGAATATTGCCCACATAGACACACATTATGTCCCTGCTGTATTTCTTGCTTCCGTGTTGAAGTTGTGAATAAAACCCTGCTCTTTATGTAGAATGTCTGGGCCTCTCCTTCCAGCCACGTTTGAGGGCACGGGAGGGAAAGGGGGCTGGCGGGCGGCATGTTCAGTGAGATAGAGCTGGCTCCAAAGAGCCAAGAAAACTTAAGGACACCAGTCTACTCAGGACTCCTATTCAGTCGCTCATTCAGCAAGCAGGTACTCAGTGCCTGTTGTATATGCCAGgtcctgtgccaggtgctgggttCTTATTCTCGCCTCTGCCACCTACTGGCACAGCCAAGCCTCCACTACCAGATGGGGTTTTGCTTACCCCGTTCCATTTCATCCCCCTGCCAAGCTTTGAGGGGAGTGCCCAGGGCATACAAGAGAGTGAGCCGAGCTAGGATCCAGACCTCGCTGTCTGCTTACTCTCTTCTCTGGCCTTGGGTAGGGGTGAcagattcagcaaataaaaatacaggacactcaGTTAAATTCTCATTTCATAAAACGAATAATTTTTTCATCTGAGATGTCCTAAGTATTGCATGGACATACTTAtaggaaaaaattattcattagTTTACCCAAAATTGGAATGTAACtgagcatcctgtattttatctgtcCTTGACCCTGTGATCTGCAAATATTCGGTAGTGAAACGGGCGGGTATTTGGTCCCTGAGGCCCCTCCCGGAACTGACATCCTGGGAACCCCTGATTTTAGGTCATTTTCCCCGGAGCTTTTGCCGGGAGAATCCCGGACCCAGCCCGGCGAGGGCACCGCGCGTTGGTGACCGCGCTGAGGCACTTCTCGGCCCCGCCCCTTGGCGTGGGACCACGCCCCCCAGCCAGAGCTGGCCGCGCCCACTCCTCGCGAGAGGGCTGCGCCTGCCGAGGAAGGTTCTCAGAGGCGGAAGTAGGGCGGCGGAAGTGGGGTTCCGGAAGCGGCGTTGCCATGGAGCCCGAGGAGGACTGGCTCGTGGAATCCTTGCGCTTGTAAATCctgtgggccctgggccctgggtccTGGGCCTGGAGCTGGCGGGGCGGGCGAACAGGCGCAGGGTGTAGCGCGCAGGGAAGCCCGGTGCGGGCTGAGCCGGCCTGGCCGCGGGGTGGGCCCGGCACCGAGGACTCCGGCTGGAAGTGGGCTCCGGCATTTGGGAAGGGGTACCTACCTCCCCGTGTGCGCAGTTTGTGTGCGGTGCCAGGAAGAGCGGCGGTCGTGGAGGATAATAATCACTCAGGTGACCCGTTATTTTGCGCCAGCCTGAGTGAAACCCTGAGCAGATTATCTCAGTGATTCCCCACATCAGCCTTGGGAAATGCGGGTGCTTTGGgagtcccattttacagctgaggaccGACTCTCAGGGATAGCTATGACCGGCCTGGCCCCAGCCATACGGGGCTATAGTGTGCAACAAGAGCTGTTCCCAGGTCTGCTTTGCTCCAGAGCCTGGACCCCGCCTACCGAACCATTCTGCCGTGCTGCCGTTTCAGAGTTTTAACAGCTGTAGAGAGCTATGCACCGTGTGACATTGTGTCTTTATCATGCAGGTACCAAGATTTCCATGCATTCGACCTTTCAGGAGCCACTCGAGTCCTTGAATGGATTGGTGACAAAGGTAATCTGCCCTGCCTGGCCCTGAAGGAGATAGACTTTCAATCCTCAGGCTGGACTTCTTCATGCCAGCTCAGCCGGAAGGGACCCAACCCACACTTCTGGGAGTCTGAGGCCCCCTCCTCTTGGTCTTGTAGCAATTTCCACCCTGTCAGCACTTAACATTCCTCCCAGTAAGATCTAGATCCTTTCCATTCCCCAACACAAGCCTGCATACCAATGGTGAAGGAATTTATCTTTGCTTTGGAGGTTTTGGTGAGATTTCTAGACCCAGCCTCGGTCCAGGATCTTTCTAGCAGTTTGTCACAGCTACTTCTGCTTCTTTTTCCAGGAGTCTTTGTTGCTGGCTATGAAagcctgaaaaaaaatgagattcttCATCTGATATTACCTCTCAGACTTTCTGTAAAAGAAAACCAGGTAACTTGAAATATAAACGCTGAGTATTTGTCTCtactttttatccatttattaaacCTTTAGAGAGTGCCTCTGTCTGCTAGGTATTGTCCTGGATActagacagagagagggacaagcactgATCCTGCTCTGCATGTCTCACGGGGAGGCAGGGATGCACAGAGATAAGTGCTACAAGATGTCTGAGGTTTACAGAGGGCTCCTAGAGGAAGTGGCCAGTTTTACTTAATCAAAAATAGATTTTGGCTTAGGGAGCCATTAGGGTATAGAGGGTGGTTGAAGCCCTTAGAATGGTTAAGATCACCTAAGATGACAGTGTCACATATAAGGAATAGAAGCAGACGATGTCTAAAGACCAAACCTTAGggagtttatttcaggaatgGTTAGAGGAAGATGGACTCACAACAAACGCTAAGAAGGAACAGTCTGTGAAGCAGGAGTCTCAGAAAAGGGCAGCATCtcagaagccaagaaaagaaaacgtgaagaagaaaagagtgggTAGCTACGTGATGTTGCTGTAAAATCACTCAGACTTGTCTGAAGACAGCCTGGCCTTTGTTGCCTTTGGGGGGATTTTCCTGCCTAGTGCTCTTGATCTCCCGGATCCCCACCACTCAAGCTTGAGCCAGGAGCTCACTCACCCAGACTGAGCCTTGAGAAGATACTTTATTTATCTCCTATCTCACCTggcctttcctcttttttcttgcGGCTacctcctttccctctgttgcCAGTTCCTCACATGGAAAGAGTGGAGTCTAGTGGCTCAGAGCGTGAACTTTGGTTAGACAGACTTGGGTTCAGATCCACAGCATAatccctgtgtgaccttggaaaaggtGCTTAAGTTCCCTGTGCCTTTGTTTTGTCACTCTAGGAGTCATTACAGTATATACGTGACAGGGTGGTGTAAGAATTCAGTGTGATAAAGTAGATAAAGCACTGAACACAGCGCCTGACACAGCGGACACTGGATAATTGGTGGTTGTTACATTTTTATTGCTAGGAGAACCCACCTGACTtccagtgggaggtgggggaggaatggGGGATGGGTTAGTTGACTGATAGGTTCCAGCTGTCTCCAATGAAGCTATGAAGCTTCTGTGACTCCTCTAAGAAGGCCTGGAGTGTAACACTTGTACTCTAGTGAAAGGACCCGGGGAAAGGTTCGGAGAAGGGTTTTGGAtgtgcaggaaggaagggaagctgTCTGTGTAGGTAGCTGAGACCACTGTTCACAAGGGTTGCGCACTGAGGCCCGGCAGGGAGAAGCATCTGTTGCAGCCAAGGGGCCTTCATGCTGGCGTCTGACCTAGAACTCGTCGGAAATGTTCCTTTGGAAAGCAGGCTCTCTGATGGGCCACCCCTTTGTATTTTAGGGCTTATGCCCAGAAAGAGATTTCAAGGTGTGCCACGGAGGGTTTTCAGACACATCTGTCTTCGATCTGAAGCACGTGCCAGACACCAGGTATGGTCAGCTCTGTGACCCAGACCTTCCATTCTGGGTGGAGTAGCTGGAGCTGTCAGGGGTATCCTGCCTCTTTATCACcacctctgcccctaccccctcaacacgcaggcacccccccccccagatttggaataaaaaaacaaaaaaaaccctcattgtTTGGTAGTTTGATGGTCCCTCACAGACGACAGACCTTTGGACTAGTGTAACCCCCAGATCGCTGGAGTTGTTCTGAGGAGTATAGAGTAGAAGGATGCCCTTAGTTTCTCAAAGAACTGGTGGTGGGTAGTGGGGACCAGTAGCCCCGGTTGGCAGAGGCTGAGAGTGTCCGGGTGAGGGTTGTGTGTCCAGGCTTCACGCTGTGTCCTCGCTAGGATGCATCGTGCCCCGTGGAAGCCTGGGCTCAGTCCCGTGAGCCTCCCTGAGCTCTGCAGGTCCCTCAGGTggagggagcctgctcctcctcCATGAAATGAGCGTGACCGGTCTCGATGATCTCTTCCTGCAGGAAGCTTCCCAGTATGGGGAGTGGAGGGATCCCAAGCTGAGTGGGCTGGGAAGGGAAAAGGCCGGGGGGTATGTGGGTGAGCTCCCCGCTCTCTGGACTGATATTCCTGTCTGTTATGAATAGGTTGCTGGTCACTACTGGTCTTCCGGGTTCTTACCTGCATGTGTGGCAGGTCACAGAGGACAGTGGTGAGTGAATTTGACTTGGTGGAGCGGGGTTGTGGGAAAGCCCAATACCCATACACCCCTGCCCCCTCATCTAAGCCAGTTAAGGAGTAGTCACAGGGCCAGGTGGGAATTAGAATGCAGTACCTACTGTAAAGTGGGCAGAGATGAGTTAGCAACCGCGGCATGGCGTTCAGCTCCCGGGTGGAGCTTCCTGTGCCTTCAGGAATTCCCTTCACCCACCCAGTCACAGGCGGAGCTCCTGCCCTACTCCGTGCCTCTCCCCCGGGCAGGGGCATAGCTAGGGCAGAGCTAGGGCACCCAGGTGAGCTCATCTCGGGGAGGAGGCGGTGGCAAAGAGGTCACCTCACTTTTCAGGCATGCTGGTCTCAGGGCTGGAAAATAATGAGGGAGCAAGAGGCTCAGCCTACCAGTCTCCCTCTTCATGAAGTCACTCTACTCCGTAAGGGGGAacgggagaaggagcagggggtgTTAATCCTGTTCCCTTCGGGAGGGAAGGGACGTTCGTTCATGCGGAATAGCCTTCCCTCCAGCAGTGGGTTTGCGGGTTCCCTTGCCAGGCAGGCACCAAGAGCGGGCAGCCCTGATCCAGCCCCTTCCATCCCTCCTTCAGTTAGGGCATTGTTGGCCAGAATGCAGGTGTGCCTCAGAGGCACAGGCCACCACTCTGGGAACTGCCCCTCTGCTTGTGGGATCCTCCGCCCCGGTCCCCACACCGCCTCACTCGGATGCCTCCAAGGACCCGGCTGGCAGCTGCCAGCTTCTCCCCAGGCCTCACTGGTCCAGAGAGGCAGTTCTTGTGCTCGTTGGCTTTGCAAGATCACTGACTCAAAGGGCTTTCCTCTTGTTTCTTCTTCGTCAGTTGTCTAATGCTGCAGCATACATTTTGTATCATTGACTTGTAGTTatgattgttgatttttttataattttattgaaattcacaCATTTTATGTGTACAGTTGAGTGATTTCTAGTACATTTAAcaagttgtgcagccatcactgtAAGCcagtttgagaacattttcataacCCCGGTAAGATCTGTTGTGCCCTTTCCCGTTCCTCCCCATGCCTGCACCCTGCCCCactaatctcctttctgtctctgtaataGATTGCCTCTTGTGAACATTTCCTGTCATACAGTGTGTGGTCTCTTGtatgtggcttctttcactcggcaTAACACTTCGAGGTCTGCCCTGTCGTACCATGAGAGGGCATCTGGTTCCCCAGGCACGGTCAGGGTGCATCACTAGTTCCTTCgtgtggctaaataatattccactgtgtggacaCACTGCATTTGCCTCTCCTTTCACCGGCTGATGGGCCTGACTTCTGGCTCTTATCGTGCACAAGTCTTAGTggggacatatgttttcatttccctcgGATAGACacttaggagtgaaattgctgggtcatatggtaaatttatgttggattttttttttttttttaagaaatttccaaACTTCCAGACTGGCTTCattatttacattcccaccaacaatgtatgagggtttcTATTTTCCCACAGTCCtcatcaacatttattaaagCATCCTAATGAGCGTGAAATTGTTTCTCATTGTGCTtttcatttacatctttttaataactaatgatattgagcatctttcctgtgcttattagccattcatAGATCTTCAGTGAAATGCCTCTGCAGATCTTCGTGAGagagtttgttgttttttcccaCCCCCGCAGGCTGAGGCAGCATGCCATCCCAGGCCCTATGATGTTCTGCTTTCACTGTACATTTAGTAGATACTTGTTCAGATTAATCGATAATCTGTACTACATGGTAACAGTAATATTAACAAGCATATTGTACTCCAGGCACTGTACCAAGGACTTTCCATGCTTGATCTCATTAAATTCTCAGGAGTCTGAGAACAGACTGTCCCAGAGAGGCTAGGTTGTTGAAAGACACAAAGATAGTAGCACGACTTAGACGCGAGTCTGGTCCGACTTCAGGGTCTCCTCGGAACCACGTCTGCTGGTAGCTGTAGTTAGACGATGATAAGTGATCTCAGTGCACGTGAAGGCTGTTTACTGAGCAGCAGCGTGGTCTGGGCCTCCATTTTGCTTAGAACTGGTTCCTGGAGGCAGATGATAGGGAACATtatgggctggctcagtcggcagagcatGGGACTCCTGATGCTGGCgttgggagtttgagccccatattgggtgtggagcctactttaaaagaaaaagggaacatTTACGATTATTATTAGTACTGTGATTTGTAGCAGCAGCTAATATCTCATTCAGTCGCAAATACTCACTGTGCGCTTCTGATGTGTCAGGCAATGAGCAAGGTTCGGGGATTACAGCAGCCAGCAGAAACACAGACGCTCCTTTTTTCTTGGTGCTTATATTTGATCACATATTTTGCCCGTTTTTTGATTGACTTTTTCATCTTTAAGAGTCCTCTATACATTCTAGATTTGTcctatatgtgtttattttatcttatttaaattcaattaattgacatacagtatattattagtttcagaggtagagttcagggattcatcaattgcatataatacgcagtgctcattacacacatgccctcctcagTGCCCATCCCTcaggtaccccatcccccaaccccctcccctccagcaaccctcagtttgtttcctagaattaaaagtctcttatggtttgtctccctctggattttgtcttgttttattttgccctcccttcctctatgatcctctgtttgtttcttaaattccgcatatgagtgaaatcatccgataattatctttctctgattgacttatttcacttagcataataccctctagttccatccatgtcattagaAATGGTAAGATtacatttttttgatggctgagtaatattccatttatatatatataccacatcttctttatccattcatgtgtcgatggacatctgggctctttccatagtttggctattgtggccattgcttctatgaacattggggtgcaggtgccccttcagatcactatgtctgtatcctttgggtaaatacccagtagtgcaattactgggtcatagagtagctctatttttaatccTATAtgtgttttgctaatatttttacaGTCTGTTACTGTCTTTTCGTTTTCTTAATAGTGTTTTTTGAAGCATAAAAGTTCTACATTTTGGTGAGGTCCAGTTTGTCAGTGTTTTCTCATAAGAACTATACtcttggtgtcatatttaagaaatctttacctaaCCCACAGATTTTTCCCctatgctttgttttcttttttccccccaaagttttattgttttcatgcCAGCATTTAAGCCTGTGATATCTTTAGAGTTACCCTTTGTGTGCAGTGTGAAGTCACCTTTTTGCATGTAAatatccagttgtctcagcaccattttcAGAGAGCCTGACCTTTCTCCATTGATGTGCCTTGGTACCTTTTTTGAAAGATGGTTGCTTGgagcaagaaaatataaaatggaaatatgcaTCTCCCATTAAGTAGTTTGTACAGCAAACCACTTGTTCCGAGCTGTGCTCTAAACGGCTGCCACTAAGAGAAGCCTCCCGTGTAGAACGCAGAGGTGAGAACCAAGCAGGCTGAGCACATGCACCAAAACTGGATCCGTCTTGAGGTCAGGCGTGTCTTTCCTCCGTTCGGTGCAACAGCGACGTGGACCCTGCTGCCCAGTTTCCATTTGGAGACTTTGGCGTCGTGACCTTTTCCTGCTAGGCGTCCACAGATGGCTTGAGGTCCTGGAACACGTGTTTGAACAAATACTATTAGTTCATGAACTCTGTACCTGTTATTTTCACTTAAGGTGTAAGTGACATCCTCGGGGCgttctttgcttttttctatctttatttgttctttgcgAAACTATAAGAAGCCAGAACTGCTTTTGGGGTTTTGAGATGCCTGCTATGATTCATCACCTCCCATTTGCAAAACTGTAAGACAAATTGCTTCTGACAGTTTCAGAAATGTGAACATAATCCAGAATGTTTATGTCTCACGTCCTCTCTTGCCAGCTGTCAGCCCCCTTTCTTCCTTGACCTAAATGTACGAGGGAAAGCTGCTGGCTGACCTTCACCTCGTGATGTTTCAGGGCTTCATCAGCATTCCAGATTTCAGCCTCTTGTGCTTTCCTCCAGATGTCATTCAGGCTGTCAGCAGCATTGCCGTGCAGGAGAAGGAGGGCGGTCTCTGGCCCAGGGTGGCCATCTTCTCTTCGATGGCACCCGGAGTCCTCCACGGGGTGAGGCTCAGCAGTCTGAACGTCGTGGATCTGGAATCACAGAAGACCACGTACACCTCAGGTACCGCAGCCGGTCAGCCCTTGCAGCCGTGCGACCGGCCAGACTCCTGTGACTCCAGCAGCTTTTCTGTGTCACCCTCTGTGTTGCAGGGGTCAGCGACAGTGAGGAGCTGAGTAGCCTACAGGTCCTGGACGCAGACACTTTTGCCTTCTGCTGCACCTCTGGCCGGCTGGGGCTCGTTGACATCCGCCAGAAGTGGGCGCCATCAGAGAATCTCAGCCCCTGCCCTGGAGCTGCTGGCGGGAGGTGGTGTGCTGACGTGGGGGGCCGGGGCCCTGGGCCCAGCATTGCCAGCCTTGGCTCCAACGGGCAGCTCTGCCTTCTTGATCCCCGGGACCTCGGCCATCCTGTGAGCTCCATCCAGTGCTCAGTGTCTGCACCCAGCCCTGACCCAGAGCTGCTGCGAGTGACTTGGGCTCCAGGCCTGGACGGCTGCTTGGCCATTTCAGGTACAGCTGAACAGCATTTTGGGTCTGTTACTTGATCTCTCTCCCAGGGGACTATGGGAGCCTGCAGCCCCATGATACATCTGGCCCCAGAAGTGAAAGTCGCTCTCGGAGAAGCTCCAGATCAACTCCCTCCAGGTTCTTCCACGGCAGGCCCTTCCCGGTTCTAGCTACTAAATTTTCACCTTGGTAGCAGGCCTTTCCTACCTGAGCAGGAATGCAGTGCTGAGGTTGGTCGAGAGGCCTGTAGCTAGTGGGGCTCTAGGACGGTCACCGAGCTGTACCAGGAAGAGGTGAGAGGATCACAAAAATGCTTCTTGGTCTGCTTGCTTTTCGAATTCTAGCAAGCTGCTAGGTCAGCAGGCTCCTGGGTCTGGCACAGCAGTTTCTAGCTGAAGGAGGGTATCTAATAATGAGGGCATCCAGAAGTCAATGGGAAGGACCCATGGAAGGGGAGAGGTTGGAAGAATAGTCGAGAGTAAGAAAAGATCATTGAAAATGGCAGGATCCAAaaagagcaggagaaaagaatCAAGCTTGGTGGAGGAACTGTCTCTTTGGTAGCAAGAAGACAACAGGACAGAGTGTGGGTGTAGCCAGGTCGTGGGGGGACATGCGGGTGCCCCTCTGTAAGGGCTTCTGTTTCCCCCATCAAGCAGGGGGCAAGACCATCTGCTGAGAGGGATCCAGATGCAGAGGGATTAGAATTTGAGGCAAGTGGAAAAGTTTTGAGTCtcttatgcctcagtttcccaaggaaaataatagtacctatttcatGCATTTGGATTAAAAGAATGCCTGTCCAGGATTGGCCTTAGGCCTGGCATGTAACAGATGAACAGCGGAAGTACACCGTCACCTGCTCAGTGGAGTCGACAGCTGCCGACATCGAGGGCAGAGCTCACGTGCCCTTCAGCTGGCTTTAcgcatcttttttcttttttaggtaatTGCCACCTAATATGGGGCTCAgctccatgaccccaagatcaagagtcagatgctgtacaggctgagccagccaggcgcccctggccttaAGCATCTTGTTATTATTTGATTTCTCATTCTATAGCCTGTTTTGGTACCAGAGAGCAAACTATAAAAATTacttcagggatgcctggctgactcagttggagtgtggactcttgatctcagggtcgtgagttcaagccccttgttgggcatagagataacttaaaaaacaaacaaacaataaaaattactttagagATTCAATGTCAatcctctcttttctcattcttccttAGGTTTTGATGGGACAGTCCAGGTCTACGATGCCACATCTTGGGATGGAGTGGGGAGCCAGGTAGACCCTCTCTTCACTCACAGAGGTCACATCTTCCTGGAGGGCAGTCAGATAGACACTGCCGCACTGGTTACTACCCACACTTGGCACCCCCACAAACCACGGACTTTGTTATCGGCAGCAAGTGATGCCTCCCTGCACGTGTGGGACTGGGTGGACCTCCGCGCGGCCTGCTGACTCCAGCGTCTTTCTGCCCAGGCCTCAAAGAAGAGGAGGAGCTACTAGAGAGCCAAGGTACCGACTTCGGTCCCTGTTACCAGCcaagtggccttgggcaagtccgCCAGCTTCTCCTACCCCGGGTTCTTTATTTGTAAGGTGAGAATAGTAAGAGCTACCTCTCAGGGTTGTTGGAAAAGTGAGAAGTGATGTATTAAAAAACAGGATGCATAGCTCCTGTTAGATCCGAGAGCCCCATTTCCCCCACGTGTAGAGTGACAGTGCTTTATCCCTGTCTGTATTCACAACATCAGTGAAAatcaaaaaaaccaacaaatgaaaACTCGTTTTGTGAACTTCTTTACAGAACTCAAAATGTACAAGGGCCAATAAGCATGAAAAAAGAAGTCAACCCCAGTAGCAATGAaggaaataacataaaacaaGGGTATTGCCCTTTTTTACCTATCAAGTTGCCAAATTGTAAAACATTGCTTGGACAGCTGATCAAGGTGACATGATGACCCAGTCCAGGAGACACAAGGCAACAGCGTGGTTCCTGCTCCTGGTGGTGCATGGGACTGGTGTGCAGTCGACCATAATTTGTACATCCAGTCTCCTGTTAAATGACAGTTGATCTTTTGCTGTTACAAATAGTGTGAACAACGTTTGTACCCGGGAACAAAAGCCTgtaggataaatttctaaaattaaaatcgCTAAGGCAGAGGATACGTGCATTTTTAGGTTCTCTAAATACTGCCAGTGTGTCCTCCCCGGAGatgtgccatttgtgacagcagcaGTGATGGgtctgtctgtttctcttccctcacCAGCCAAGGGTCCCTAGTGGCTTTTTGACCTTTGGCAGTCTGATAAGTGAAAAATCATTACTTGTCGTTTTCGTCTTTACTTCCTGGATTTGTGAAATCGAGACTCTTCATGTATTTAAACATTTGGGGGCAAATTTTTCTAAAGATGAGACTAGCCGGGGTGGGGAGATAGGCATTCTCACCAGTACCCCTGCAGCAGAGACTGGACCGCTCCCTTCTTGGGTGGTTCACACTGGGACACAGCCAGGGCCAGGGTGGTGCTTTCCCACAcctgtccctgccctcccaggggaggagaccCAAGGGACAGTTCTTTTTGGTGGCCCGTAGCAAATAGTAAAGTGTACCTGCATTCCTTTTACACAGACTTTCTCACTGTCAACATTTGTTAAGGAATTTTCAGCAagtttgcttttgaaattatttgattaCTCGCCAGTTTGGgctctgagtctttttttttttttttttaaagatttttttatttatttgacagagatagagacagccagcgagagagggaacacaagcagggggagtgggagaggaagaagcaggctcatagcagaagagcctgatgtggggctcgatcccagaatgctgggaccacgccctgagccgaaggcagacgctcaaccgctgtgccacccaggcgcccctgggctctgagtcttaaaaaataattttgagctataattcacaCACCTTacatataattcacacaccacaCAATTCACCCACTGAAAGTATACGATTTGGTGGTTTGggtatattattaatttttaaagattgtggttaaaatatatgtaacactttgcctgtcttttcatttttaagtgtacaattctgtAGAATTAAATGCATTCACAGTGTTGCACAACCATCAGCACTTCTAATT belongs to Ailuropoda melanoleuca isolate Jingjing chromosome 9, ASM200744v2, whole genome shotgun sequence and includes:
- the WDR73 gene encoding WD repeat-containing protein 73 isoform X4, which translates into the protein MEPEEDWLVESLRLYQDFHAFDLSGATRVLEWIGDKGVFVAGYESLKKNEILHLILPLRLSVKENQGLCPERDFKVCHGGFSDTSVFDLKHVPDTRLLVTTGLPGSYLHVWQVTEDSDVIQAVSSIAVQEKEGGLWPRVAIFSSMAPGVLHGVRLSSLNVVDLESQKTTYTSGVSDSEELSSLQVLDADTFAFCCTSGRLGLVDIRQKWAPSENLSPCPGAAGGRWCADVGGRGPGPSIASLGSNGQLCLLDPRDLGHPVSSIQCSVSAPSPDPELLRVTWAPGLDGCLAISGFDGTVQVYDATSWDGVGSQQVMPPCTCGTGWTSARPADSSVFLPRPQRRGGATREPRTQNVQGPISMKKEVNPSSNEGNNIKQGYCPFLPIKLPNCKTLLGQLIKVT
- the WDR73 gene encoding WD repeat-containing protein 73 isoform X2, with product MEPEEDWLVESLRLYQDFHAFDLSGATRVLEWIGDKGVFVAGYESLKKNEILHLILPLRLSVKENQGLCPERDFKVCHGGFSDTSVFDLKHVPDTRLLVTTGLPGSYLHVWQVTEDSDVIQAVSSIAVQEKEGGLWPRVAIFSSMAPGVLHGVRLSSLNVVDLESQKTTYTSGVSDSEELSSLQVLDADTFAFCCTSGRLGLVDIRQKWAPSENLSPCPGAAGGRWCADVGGRGPGPSIASLGSNGQLCLLDPRDLGHPVSSIQCSVSAPSPDPELLRVTWAPGLDGCLAISGFDGTVQVYDATSWDGVGSQQVMPPCTCGTGWTSARPADSSVFLPRPQRRGGATREPRYRLRSLLPAKWPWASPPASPTPGSLFVRTQNVQGPISMKKEVNPSSNEGNNIKQGYCPFLPIKLPNCKTLLGQLIKVT
- the WDR73 gene encoding WD repeat-containing protein 73 isoform X3 yields the protein MEPEEDWLVESLRLYQDFHAFDLSGATRVLEWIGDKGVFVAGYESLKKNEILHLILPLRLSVKENQGLCPERDFKVCHGGFSDTSVFDLKHVPDTRLLVTTGLPGSYLHVWQVTEDSDVIQAVSSIAVQEKEGGLWPRVAIFSSMAPGVLHGVRLSSLNVVDLESQKTTYTSGVSDSEELSSLQVLDADTFAFCCTSGRLGLVDIRQKWAPSENLSPCPGAAGGRWCADVGGRGPGPSIASLGSNGQLCLLDPRDLGHPVSSIQCSVSAPSPDPELLRVTWAPGLDGCLAISGFDGTVQVYDATSWDGVGSQQVMPPCTCGTGWTSARPADSSVFLPRPQRRGGATREPRSSRRPSPRSRTHLWPSSDAITEGRAAAQRSARASYTCPRAQALRKNGCQLTSSKSHPKTTLVAHSTWKHTGR
- the WDR73 gene encoding WD repeat-containing protein 73 isoform X5 — its product is MEPEEDWLVESLRLYQDFHAFDLSGATRVLEWIGDKGVFVAGYESLKKNEILHLILPLRLSVKENQGLCPERDFKVCHGGFSDTSVFDLKHVPDTRLLVTTGLPGSYLHVWQVTEDSDVIQAVSSIAVQEKEGGLWPRVAIFSSMAPGVLHGVRLSSLNVVDLESQKTTYTSGVSDSEELSSLQVLDADTFAFCCTSGRLGLVDIRQKWAPSENLSPCPGAAGGRWCADVGGRGPGPSIASLGSNGQLCLLDPRDLGHPVSSIQCSVSAPSPDPELLRVTWAPGLDGCLAISGFDGTVQVYDATSWDGVGSQQVMPPCTCGTGWTSARPADSSVFLPRPQRRGGATREPRYRLRSLLPAKWPWASPPASPTPGSLFVR